From the Esox lucius isolate fEsoLuc1 chromosome 21, fEsoLuc1.pri, whole genome shotgun sequence genome, one window contains:
- the prdm14 gene encoding PR domain zinc finger protein 14, which translates to MSASLSGNPAVKEKLFQSKGSPVRGSSYYPSPLHGTHHYMDIFRSSQHLLHPLKSLGRLVTDTQAVMPFNFTAGNPSFFGHSGHQTTAVLHEQVFNVSNIPYFNRMIPGVGHTIYSKHEELAAVVTEHATGPLSDFSSPASSERSSRSSGPSTSPSKESLFNLRGTELSPDKTRTYSFTEDDLFTVLYGYSRSQEQNAGHAISGVALPGNSVCNSEQLTLETDALELPEGLTIHQTSYGNLSHYGVFAEKSVITKGTRFGPFQGKLVNTSEIKTYDDNTLMWEVFENGRLSHFVDGRGSSGNWMALVKCARFPEEQNLIAVQSKGQIFYEACKEVRPGQELLVWYGDCYVQFLGIPLTLKDSLEEGSAPLSHEDSGEGFKCDRCGKVFAYKYYRDKHLKYTRCVDQGDRKFPCHLCNRSFEKRDRLRIHILHVHEKHRPHKCSVCGKSFSQSSSLNKHMRVHSGERPYKCVYCNKAFTASSILRTHIRQHSGERPFKCKHCGKAFASHAAHDSHVRRTHAKDKPFPCDVCGSTFQEITELKNHMKNHKRSSPSEITVPPTISLNGSLEDTTMFSFTKDCRTQNQTEDNFSYTGLTLLNPEYRPWN; encoded by the exons ATGTCCGCGTCTCTGTCCGGCAACCCCGCCGTGAAGGAGAAGCTTTTCCAATCTAAGGGCAGTCCCGTCCGGGGATCGAGTTATTACCCTTCCCCGCTGCACGGAACCCATCATTACATGGACATCTTCAGGAGCTCTCAGCATCTCCTCCATCCGCTTAAGTCTTTGGGACGGTTGGTCACGGACACCCAGGCGGTCATGCCGTTCAACTTTACTGCCGGGAACCCCTCTTTTTTCGGCCACAGCGGCCACCAAACAACAGCCGTTCTCCACGAGCAAGTCTTCAATGTCTCGAATATTCCCTACTTCAACCGGATGATACCGGGAGTCGGACACACGATTTACTCCAAACACGAGGAGTTGGCCGCGGTAGTAACCGAGCATGCCACAGGGCCGTTATCGGATTTCAGCAGCCCCGCCTCAAGCGAGAGATCTTCGAGATCCTCCGGTCCCTCGACCTCGCCGTCCAAAGAAAGTTTGTTCAATCTCCGGGGAACAGAATTATCACCAGATAAAACACGCACTTACAGTTTCACCGAGGATGATCTGTTCACCGTCCTATATGGATATTCCCGGAGCCAGGAGCAGAATGCGGGTCATGCTATCTCAGGAGTAGCTCTGCCGGGGAACTCGG TATGCAACAGCGAGCAGCTCACCCTAGAAACGGACGCACTTGAACTTCCAGAAG gtTTAACTATCCACCAGACAAGTTACGGTAATTTGTCCCACTACGGAGTTTTCGCTGAGAAGAGCGTAATCACCAAGGGAACCAGGTTTGGGCCTTTCCAGGGAAAACTCGTTAACACCAGCGAGATCAAAACATACGATGATAACACGTTGATGTGGGAG GTGTTCGAAAACGGCCGGTTAAGTCACTTCGTGGACGGACGGGGCTCTTCCGGAAACTGGATGGCCCTGGTGAAGTGCGCGCGTTTCCCGGAAGAGCAGAATCTGATCGCGGTACAGAGTAAAGGCCAGATCTTCTATGAGGCCTGTAAGGAAGTACGACCCGGCCAAGAGCTTCTGGTCTGGTACGGGGACTGCTATGTTCAGTTTCTGGGAATTCCTCTTACGCTGAAGGACTCGCTGGAGGAGGGGAGTGCACCGCTTTCTCATGAAG ATTCTGGGGAAGGATTCAAGTGTGATCGGTGTGGGAAAGTTTTCGCATACAAATACTACCGAGACAAGCATCTGAAGTACACGCGCTGTGTGGACCAGGGCGACCGGAAGTTCCCGTGTCACCTCTGCAACAGGTCGTTCGAGAAGCGAGACCGACTGAGGATCCATATTCTGCACGTCCACGAGAAACACCGACCGCATAAG TGCTCTGTTTGCGGAAAGAGTTTCTCCCAGTCTTCCAGTCTCAACAAACACATGCGCGTACACTCCGGAGAGCGCCCTTACAAGTGTGTCTACTGTAACAAG GCTTTCACGGCTTCCAGCATCCTGCGCACGCACATCCGTCAGCACTCGGGAGAGCGGCCCTTCAAGTGCAAGCATTGCGGGAAAGCCTTTGCCTCGCACGCGGCTCACGACAGCCACGTCCGGCGCACCCATGCCAAAGACAAACCCTTCCCGTGCGATGTGTGTGGAAGCACCTTCCAAGAAATCACAGAACTCAAAAACCACATGAAGAATCACAAAA GAAGTTCCCCCTCGGAAATCACAGTTCCTCCAACAATCTCACTAAACGGGTCGCTGGAAGATACAACGATGTTTTCATTCACGAAGGACTGCAGGACGCAAAATCAAACGGAAGACAACTTCTCCTACACTGGCCTGACACTTCTGAACCCTGAATATCGACCATGGAATTAA